The proteins below come from a single uncultured Carboxylicivirga sp. genomic window:
- a CDS encoding sigma-70 family RNA polymerase sigma factor, which produces MEKQTLLSDEELVKSFIKGNVSSIDILIDRHKTKVFSYIMMCVKQQELAEDIFQEAFIRVIKTLKKGKYSDTGKFSSWVMRISHNLIIDHYRKQKNQVMISNDNYEFDLFNSSRFSDKSIEEKLVFDQILSEVSMLVKMLPDNQREVVEMRHYKGLSFKEIAEETNVSINTALGRMRYALMNLRRMMEERNLSFTLT; this is translated from the coding sequence ATGGAAAAGCAAACATTGCTTTCTGATGAAGAACTTGTAAAGAGTTTTATAAAGGGGAATGTGTCATCTATTGATATTCTTATTGACAGACACAAGACAAAGGTATTTTCGTATATAATGATGTGTGTCAAACAGCAAGAACTAGCCGAAGATATTTTTCAGGAAGCATTTATTAGGGTTATTAAAACATTGAAGAAAGGTAAGTATTCTGATACAGGTAAATTTTCTTCGTGGGTGATGCGTATTTCACACAATTTGATAATTGATCATTATCGTAAGCAAAAGAATCAGGTAATGATTTCGAACGATAATTATGAGTTTGATTTGTTTAATTCATCGCGTTTTTCAGATAAATCAATAGAAGAAAAACTGGTGTTTGATCAGATATTAAGTGAAGTTAGTATGTTGGTTAAAATGTTACCTGATAATCAGCGCGAAGTTGTGGAAATGCGTCATTATAAAGGATTAAGCTTTAAGGAGATTGCTGAAGAGACAAATGTGAGTATCAATACTGCTTTAGGAAGAATGCGTTATGCCTTAATGAATTTAAGAAGAATGATGGAGGAGCGTAATCTTTCATTTACATTAACTTAA
- a CDS encoding glycosyltransferase yields the protein MQFSVIIPVYNRPEEIGELLESLTLQSSKSKFEVIIVEDGSAVSSEDIVEHYYSQLDLHYYYQENQGPGLARNFGASKAKSDFLVFFDSDCIIPSNYFNVVIEEFEKTEIECYGGPDSSHPFFTPIQKAISYSMTSPLTTGGIRGGKKNLDKFYPRSFNLGVSKKAFNKLGGFGTMRFGEDLDFSMRIAKAGYDIKLIRDAYVYHKRRTKFKAFYKQVFNSGIARIDLSLMHPGTLKLVHLLPSAFAIGYPILILAALFLSPIFWILVLIFPLSVITDAWIRTNKFNVALLCSMASLVQLFGYGYGFINAFWVRIIRGKGSFHSFAQSFYD from the coding sequence ATGCAATTTTCAGTTATAATCCCAGTATATAATCGTCCCGAAGAAATAGGCGAGCTTTTAGAGTCGCTAACTCTTCAGTCATCTAAATCCAAATTCGAAGTAATAATCGTCGAAGATGGTTCTGCGGTTAGTTCCGAAGACATAGTTGAACATTATTATAGTCAACTGGATTTACATTATTATTATCAGGAAAACCAAGGTCCGGGACTTGCCCGTAACTTTGGTGCTTCTAAAGCCAAAAGCGATTTTCTTGTTTTTTTTGATAGTGATTGTATCATACCTTCTAATTACTTCAATGTTGTAATTGAAGAATTTGAAAAAACTGAAATTGAATGCTATGGCGGACCGGATAGCTCGCATCCTTTCTTTACTCCCATTCAGAAAGCAATTAGCTACTCTATGACATCACCGTTAACGACAGGAGGTATTCGTGGTGGTAAAAAGAATTTAGACAAATTTTATCCCCGAAGCTTTAACCTTGGAGTTAGCAAAAAAGCATTTAATAAGTTAGGTGGCTTTGGCACCATGCGCTTTGGTGAGGATTTAGATTTTAGTATGAGAATCGCCAAAGCAGGTTATGACATTAAACTCATTAGAGATGCCTATGTCTACCATAAAAGACGAACCAAATTCAAAGCTTTTTACAAGCAAGTATTTAATTCAGGTATTGCACGAATTGATTTATCACTGATGCACCCAGGAACATTAAAGCTGGTGCATCTACTTCCCTCTGCATTTGCAATTGGTTATCCAATACTAATTTTAGCAGCCTTATTTTTAAGTCCTATATTTTGGATATTAGTTTTAATTTTTCCGTTAAGTGTGATTACCGATGCATGGATTAGAACCAATAAATTTAATGTCGCTTTGCTTTGTTCAATGGCATCATTGGTTCAGCTCTTTGGATACGGATATGGATTTATTAATGCCTTTTGGGTGAGAATAATTAGGGGCAAAGGTAGTTTTCACAGCTTTGCCCAATCATTCTACGATTAA
- a CDS encoding 6-phosphofructokinase codes for MILHTHTPKTIGILTGGGDVPGLNPAIRAVTIRAIREGYKVIGIRNGWKGIISINPSLPIQDQEYCVELTENMVNRLGRTGGTFLHSSRTKANKVHISDIPDHLKPMYKDEFNDLTDAAVANIKYLGIDYLIPIGGDDTLSYGVRLHHEGIKLVAIPKTMDGDVPGTEYCIGFSTCVTRTIELTHALRTCAGSHERFLVLEVFGRNAGFSALLPTVGGAADRCVIPEHQFNIEQLTALMVEDRNNNPSKYSVVLVSEGATFEGGQIVYSNQEIDAFGHKKLGGIGETIGQQLKKLSPKFNNGKEVNVINQKLGYLVRSGEPDALDSIVPTAYANLAMDLIIKDHSGQMVCINDGKYNHISIEAVKKDALGESTKKVNVAKFYDTNRYRPIYSNILGDPMMILTKE; via the coding sequence ATGATACTTCATACGCATACGCCTAAAACAATTGGTATTTTAACAGGAGGAGGCGACGTGCCCGGTTTAAATCCAGCGATACGTGCCGTAACCATCAGAGCCATACGCGAAGGATATAAAGTTATTGGTATCCGAAATGGTTGGAAAGGTATTATTTCCATCAATCCTTCATTACCGATACAAGATCAGGAATACTGCGTTGAATTGACTGAAAATATGGTAAATCGGTTAGGAAGAACAGGAGGTACATTTCTGCACTCGAGCAGAACTAAAGCTAATAAAGTTCATATCTCGGATATACCAGATCATCTAAAACCCATGTATAAAGATGAGTTTAATGACTTAACCGATGCTGCTGTAGCTAATATTAAATATTTGGGTATTGATTATTTGATTCCAATAGGTGGTGATGATACTCTTAGCTACGGTGTTAGATTACACCACGAAGGAATAAAACTAGTTGCCATACCCAAAACAATGGACGGAGATGTTCCGGGAACGGAATATTGCATTGGATTTAGTACTTGTGTTACCCGAACCATCGAATTAACTCATGCATTACGTACTTGTGCCGGATCGCACGAACGTTTTCTTGTGCTAGAGGTCTTTGGACGCAATGCCGGTTTTTCGGCCTTACTACCAACTGTTGGTGGGGCTGCAGACAGATGCGTCATTCCTGAACATCAATTCAATATAGAACAACTTACCGCACTAATGGTAGAAGACAGAAACAATAATCCAAGTAAATATTCTGTTGTGTTAGTTTCGGAAGGAGCCACATTTGAAGGCGGACAAATAGTATACAGTAATCAGGAAATTGATGCATTTGGCCACAAAAAATTAGGTGGTATCGGCGAAACGATTGGTCAGCAACTTAAAAAGTTATCTCCAAAATTCAATAATGGTAAAGAGGTAAACGTAATCAACCAAAAATTAGGCTACCTAGTACGATCTGGCGAACCCGATGCTCTAGATTCAATTGTTCCAACTGCATATGCTAACCTTGCCATGGATTTAATTATTAAAGATCATAGCGGACAAATGGTATGTATTAACGATGGTAAATACAATCACATAAGCATTGAAGCTGTAAAAAAAGATGCGCTCGGCGAAAGCACAAAAAAAGTGAATGTAGCTAAATTTTATGATACGAATAGATATAGGCCTATATATTCAAATATCTTAGGAGATCCGATGATGATTTTAACAAAAGAATAA
- the uvrA gene encoding excinuclease ABC subunit UvrA: MQEKTIIVKGARVHNLKNIDLEIPRNEFIVITGVSGSGKSSLAFDTLYAEGQRRYVESLSSYARQFLGRLDKPEVDFIKGIPPAIAIEQKVNTRNPRSTVGTSTEIYDYLKLLYARIGKTISPVSGNEVKRQYVGDVVDFVKNLPQGTKLAVITPVIHSSDRTCLEHLEILLKQGFSRIEKNNEFIRIDDILSNNDESNCESINLVIDRLSATDDEETLSRLADSVQTAFYEGKGECSIKTFTKEGSETINFSNKFELDGITFEEPTEHLFTFNNPVGACPRCEGFGNVIGIDEDLVIPNKSLSIYEGAIACWKGEKMGEWRDVLVNNAHRFDFPVHKPYFELSKEQKQLLWTGNEFFYGLDQFFRHVEEQQYKIQYRVMLSRYRGKTTCPECGGARLKKEAGWVKINDRNIHELVNLPISELNIFFNELKLNQHDQKVGGRLLTEIQTRLQFLNDVGLGYLTLNRLSSTLSGGESQRINLATSLGSSLIGSLYILDEPSIGLHSRDTHLLIKVLRNLQKIGNTVIVVEHDEDIIRSSDKIIDIGPLAGRLGGELVFQGDFKQLQASEKSLTTKYLKGIEKIPVPTGRRKFNQTINIKGACENNLKNINVSFPLNVICAVTGVSGSGKSSLVRKILYPALKKQMGGYADKTGSFEKLDGAIKKITDVEFVDQNPIGKSSRSNPATYLKAWDEVRKLMADQQASKLNGFKPSHFSFNIDGGRCDECQGEGTIKVEMQFMADIVLKCESCHGKRFKDEVLEVKFQDKNVADILDMTIDQAIEFFSQSKISTAKRIVNRLQPLTDVGLGYIKMGQASSTLSGGESQRVKLAFYLANEKSDPTLFIFDEPTTGLHFHDIRKLLDAFNALVKKGHSLIIVEHNMDVIKSSDWVIDLGPEGGNEGGNLVFSGTPEDLLKVKESYTGKYLQPYLTKKG, translated from the coding sequence ATGCAGGAGAAAACAATAATTGTTAAAGGTGCCAGGGTTCATAACTTAAAAAATATTGACCTCGAAATTCCAAGAAATGAGTTTATAGTTATTACTGGAGTTTCAGGAAGCGGAAAGTCTTCGCTTGCATTTGACACTTTGTATGCTGAAGGTCAGCGACGATATGTCGAAAGTTTAAGTAGTTACGCGCGACAGTTTCTTGGCCGGTTAGATAAGCCTGAGGTAGATTTTATCAAGGGTATCCCACCTGCAATTGCCATTGAGCAAAAAGTAAACACTCGAAATCCCAGATCGACAGTTGGCACCAGCACCGAGATATATGATTACCTGAAACTTCTTTATGCCAGAATTGGAAAAACCATTTCGCCGGTTAGTGGTAATGAAGTTAAAAGACAATACGTTGGTGATGTGGTTGATTTTGTTAAAAATCTGCCACAGGGAACCAAATTAGCTGTGATTACTCCGGTAATTCATTCTTCGGATCGCACCTGCCTCGAACATTTAGAAATATTGTTAAAGCAAGGTTTTAGCAGAATTGAGAAGAATAATGAGTTTATTCGAATAGATGATATTCTATCAAATAATGACGAAAGCAATTGCGAATCAATTAACCTGGTAATTGACCGTTTATCGGCTACTGATGATGAAGAAACATTAAGCCGATTAGCCGACTCTGTACAAACAGCCTTTTACGAAGGGAAAGGTGAATGTTCGATAAAAACCTTTACAAAAGAAGGCTCAGAAACCATTAACTTTTCTAATAAGTTTGAGTTAGACGGAATAACCTTTGAAGAACCAACTGAGCATCTGTTTACCTTTAATAATCCGGTTGGGGCCTGTCCTCGATGCGAAGGCTTTGGAAATGTAATTGGTATTGACGAAGATCTGGTAATTCCAAATAAAAGCTTATCGATTTACGAAGGTGCTATCGCTTGTTGGAAAGGCGAAAAAATGGGCGAATGGCGCGATGTGTTGGTTAACAATGCCCACCGCTTTGATTTTCCGGTGCACAAACCTTATTTCGAATTATCGAAAGAACAAAAGCAATTACTTTGGACTGGTAACGAATTCTTTTATGGATTAGATCAGTTCTTTCGTCATGTAGAAGAACAACAATACAAAATTCAATACCGGGTAATGCTATCGCGCTACAGAGGTAAAACAACATGCCCGGAGTGTGGTGGAGCTCGATTAAAAAAGGAAGCTGGCTGGGTAAAAATTAATGACAGAAACATTCATGAATTGGTAAATTTACCAATCTCTGAACTGAATATTTTCTTTAACGAACTAAAATTAAATCAGCACGACCAGAAAGTGGGAGGTCGCTTATTAACAGAAATTCAAACCAGATTGCAGTTTTTGAACGATGTGGGATTAGGCTATTTAACACTTAACCGCCTCTCTTCCACCCTATCCGGTGGCGAAAGTCAGCGCATAAACCTTGCAACCAGCCTAGGTAGTAGCTTAATTGGTTCGCTTTATATTTTAGATGAACCAAGCATTGGCCTACACTCAAGAGATACGCATTTATTAATTAAAGTATTGCGTAATCTTCAAAAAATAGGAAACACTGTTATTGTGGTTGAACACGATGAGGACATCATTCGATCATCAGATAAAATTATAGATATTGGTCCATTAGCAGGAAGACTTGGAGGCGAATTGGTTTTTCAGGGCGATTTTAAGCAATTACAAGCATCAGAAAAGAGTTTAACTACTAAATATCTGAAAGGGATTGAGAAAATACCCGTACCAACAGGACGTAGAAAATTCAATCAAACCATCAACATTAAAGGAGCTTGCGAAAACAACCTTAAAAACATTAATGTTTCATTTCCTCTTAATGTTATATGTGCTGTTACTGGTGTATCTGGAAGTGGAAAATCGTCACTCGTTCGCAAAATTCTTTATCCTGCTTTAAAAAAGCAAATGGGTGGTTATGCTGATAAAACCGGATCGTTTGAAAAACTAGATGGAGCCATTAAAAAAATTACTGATGTAGAATTTGTTGATCAGAATCCTATTGGGAAGAGTTCCAGATCAAATCCTGCAACCTACCTAAAGGCATGGGATGAAGTAAGAAAATTAATGGCCGATCAACAAGCTTCGAAGCTTAATGGTTTTAAGCCTTCACACTTTTCATTTAACATTGATGGTGGAAGATGTGATGAATGTCAAGGCGAAGGTACCATTAAAGTTGAAATGCAATTTATGGCCGATATTGTATTAAAATGCGAAAGTTGCCACGGGAAGAGATTTAAGGATGAAGTTTTGGAAGTTAAATTCCAGGATAAGAATGTTGCTGATATACTTGATATGACCATTGACCAAGCAATAGAGTTTTTCAGCCAATCAAAAATTTCAACAGCTAAGCGTATTGTTAACCGCCTACAACCGCTAACCGACGTTGGTCTTGGATATATTAAAATGGGACAGGCTTCCAGCACATTAAGTGGAGGTGAAAGTCAGAGAGTTAAACTGGCTTTTTATTTGGCTAACGAAAAAAGTGATCCTACTTTGTTTATTTTCGATGAACCAACTACAGGGCTACATTTTCATGATATCCGAAAACTACTAGACGCTTTTAATGCATTAGTTAAAAAAGGCCATTCCTTAATAATTGTTGAACACAATATGGATGTAATCAAATCGTCCGATTGGGTTATTGACTTGGGACCTGAAGGTGGTAACGAAGGTGGTAATCTTGTATTTTCAGGCACACCCGAAGACTTACTAAAAGTAAAAGAATCTTATACTGGTAAATATCTCCAACCATATCTTACAAAAAAAGGCTGA